Part of the Halopenitus persicus genome is shown below.
GACTGGAAGCAGAGCCAGAACAAACGCTGCCATTGCGTTAATGGCTGCGGCGACGTTCCGGCGTCGAACTGCCACGATGAAGAGACCGAAAATGGCGCTCTGGAGCAAGAAGATCGCAAGTGCTGTGACAGTAGTCATCAGCTCTTCACATTTGAGTTTGATCTGGAATAGTCAAGGTCCTTTGGTAGGTGCGTATCTGAGCTCCGATCGAGGTTATATGCTGAACAGGCGCAATCCCACGGATCACCGGGTTCGCTTCCGGAGTTCCCAACCCACTCCCGCAAAGACGAGCAGGAGACCGACAGCGACCAGCAACCCGAGCGGCCCGGTTCGAGCGTGATCGACGACCAGTCGCCATGCCGGGCGAGCGATGCCGACAGCCCGGGCGGCGGTGACGACGACGAGGACGACCGGGATCAGATACCGAACCAAGGGATAGAGCCGACCGAGGTTTTCGCGGATCGTCTCGAGATCAGCAACCCAGACGAAGACGAACACGATACACAGCGCCGAGATGGGCAATGCGAACGTCCCGACCGACTCGTCGATTACGTCCAGAACCGGCCGTCCTGCGACAGCCAGATCGACGGGACTGTAACTCAACGCCGAGGGAACGCCGGCCACGAACACCCCTCCCGTCAACAGAAGTGTCGCACGCGGACGGGAGAGCCGCGTCGTGTTCTCTGCGGCGGCGACGCCGACCTCGAGGAGTGCGACGGATGACGACAGCGCGGCGAAAAAGAGCAGTCCGAAGAACGCGACCGCGATGACTCGACCGAACGGCATCGTCGCGAAGGCGGTAGGCAGCGTCGTGAACGCCAGTTCCGTCCCAAGAGTCGGCTGGAGGCCGAAGCTGAATACGATCGGGAAGATGACGAGGCCAGCGATGATGGCCGCCCCGATATCGGCGATCGTGACCAGCAACGACGATCTGAACAGGTCCGTTGCCTCGTCGACGTAACTTCCGTAGGTGAGCATGATCCCTTGGCCGACGGACATCGAGAAGAAGACCTGTCCAAAGGCCGCACTCCAGATTCCCAGCTCCGTGAGCACCGAGAAATCCGGGGTGAACAGGAAGGCAGCGGCCTGCTCCCACTCGGATAATGTGGTCGCGTACAACGCAAGCGCGACGAGAAGCGCGAACACCGTCGGCATCACAATCTTCGACATCCGTTCGATGCCGCCACGAACGCCCATTGAGACAACGAGCCCCGTAATCACCGTTGCGAGGACGAAGTACCCAACGGGGAGCCAGTTCGCGGTGAACGGCCCGAACGTCGTCTGTGAGCCGGCGAGCCACGAGAGGAAGAACCCGAGCACCCATCCTGTGAGCACGAGGT
Proteins encoded:
- a CDS encoding sodium-dependent transporter, with amino-acid sequence MTTARWSSGFGFILATVGAAVGLGNIWRFSAVVGQNGGGAYLVPYLLAAFVCAVPMLVLELAIGRRLRMDVVSAFRSVNTEYTALGWLILGGVLLILSYYLVLTGWVLGFFLSWLAGSQTTFGPFTANWLPVGYFVLATVITGLVVSMGVRGGIERMSKIVMPTVFALLVALALYATTLSEWEQAAAFLFTPDFSVLTELGIWSAAFGQVFFSMSVGQGIMLTYGSYVDEATDLFRSSLLVTIADIGAAIIAGLVIFPIVFSFGLQPTLGTELAFTTLPTAFATMPFGRVIAVAFFGLLFFAALSSSVALLEVGVAAAENTTRLSRPRATLLLTGGVFVAGVPSALSYSPVDLAVAGRPVLDVIDESVGTFALPISALCIVFVFVWVADLETIRENLGRLYPLVRYLIPVVLVVVTAARAVGIARPAWRLVVDHARTGPLGLLVAVGLLLVFAGVGWELRKRTR